The following coding sequences are from one Limnobacter sp. SAORIC-580 window:
- a CDS encoding parallel beta-helix domain-containing protein — MAHSKHALQAVLISLSTLVLSACLSSGSDDPTSTAGGGSVINPAESNGRVFLIQPGPNATEEMVKAMVQLKPKDILRFDCGFFDLKTGIQITTTEDVIIEGCGMDETFLSFRDSTSQEGFLASNVRGITVRNLTIGDSPGDAFKMKGVNHGTLKKVRAIWSSGRKLPEERPITAANFRDEIKVACTDPARHNPANPNPLETDNTSPDYTVSTASGRYGIYPVESRNILVEETESIGASDAGIYVGQTNIAKIRKSRAAFNVFGFEIENVQDGEYSENLAECNSGGFLVYDLDNLTQYGSRSRVYNNISRNNNTYNFAVPGSIVANVPRGSGLITLAYDKIDIYDNVFENNGTAGIILTSYDLLGENGDRRMDVYSEAVNIFDNTFKNNGNDLPQPDFASIIATQGGQISSAFPLVVGLKNALGGGGYRGAHIVWDGYTDTLNSSCDLPKDRNGNNVAVDADGKPIQGNQNPNPSCRYNKYKFETNGQRKVPAWWFSCINPNNNFGSDSLAFSNFHGTRGLDAVINLNTNDPTANLSLEYIQSIATGIPLLPSEFDVSKHDCMARFGADLPRLPDFEFEPFVPSGQFAPEPAAEAVKALCEVPLKAGVVNQAAAQVNCPDLAQYNLFADDQNPASKPNGQGMPYVLNSKLFSDYSIKHRVMFIPEGKQARFLEDEESRVNSTIEFPVGTIIAKTFSFVDQPRAKETPYETRLLIKRQRTDGQNYWEALEYIWQDAGNGKRKAVLTQFGGSAAASWDYVDVDSGRRQTGSTNAYMFPNASQCAICHSNNDVDPGSAPIGPKPRNLNRAYVNESPMLTGQAQHPVNGKNQLKFMCETGLMNGCPSSFNLDQRQVATNVNHIPKFNNPGDSGMPANSKGDIEARARAYLEVNCAHCHNVNGQASNTGFYVDVFRAVDSTYGICKKPTASGSEGRGTRTYDIHPAMSSDSIVPYRMGPEAVELAAKMPPLARSVVHTEGVALINQWIDQVIDSSYENADACQEGNTSGGGLPLIGGLPLLP, encoded by the coding sequence GTGGCTCACTCCAAACATGCACTGCAAGCAGTACTCATTTCCCTTTCAACCCTGGTACTTTCTGCTTGTCTTTCCTCCGGCAGCGACGACCCAACAAGCACCGCTGGCGGTGGTTCGGTGATCAATCCAGCCGAGTCCAATGGCCGGGTTTTCCTGATTCAGCCCGGCCCCAATGCTACCGAGGAAATGGTCAAGGCCATGGTGCAGCTCAAACCCAAGGATATTCTTCGGTTTGACTGCGGCTTTTTTGATTTGAAAACCGGCATTCAGATTACAACCACCGAGGATGTGATTATTGAAGGCTGCGGCATGGATGAAACTTTCCTGTCGTTTCGCGACAGCACCTCGCAGGAAGGTTTTCTGGCCTCGAATGTGCGCGGTATTACCGTGCGCAACCTGACGATTGGCGACTCTCCTGGGGACGCGTTCAAAATGAAGGGCGTGAACCACGGTACGTTGAAGAAAGTGCGTGCCATTTGGAGTAGCGGCCGCAAGCTGCCTGAAGAACGCCCAATTACAGCAGCCAACTTTCGCGATGAAATCAAAGTGGCCTGTACCGACCCCGCGCGCCACAACCCGGCCAACCCCAATCCACTGGAAACAGACAACACTTCACCCGATTACACGGTGAGCACGGCGTCCGGGCGCTACGGCATATACCCGGTTGAAAGCCGCAACATTCTGGTGGAGGAAACAGAAAGTATTGGTGCATCGGATGCCGGTATTTACGTGGGCCAGACCAATATTGCAAAAATTCGCAAAAGTCGTGCCGCATTCAACGTGTTTGGATTCGAGATTGAGAACGTTCAGGACGGCGAATATTCCGAGAACCTGGCGGAGTGCAATTCCGGTGGTTTTCTGGTGTACGACCTGGACAACCTGACCCAGTATGGTTCGCGCTCCAGGGTGTACAACAACATTTCCCGCAACAACAACACCTACAACTTTGCTGTGCCAGGTTCGATTGTGGCCAATGTGCCTCGTGGCTCGGGCTTGATCACACTGGCTTACGACAAAATCGACATTTACGACAACGTATTCGAGAACAACGGCACCGCCGGCATTATTTTGACCAGTTACGATCTGCTGGGTGAGAACGGTGACCGCCGCATGGATGTGTATTCCGAAGCAGTGAATATTTTCGACAACACCTTCAAGAACAACGGCAATGATTTGCCGCAGCCCGATTTCGCCAGCATTATTGCCACGCAAGGCGGGCAGATCAGCAGTGCCTTTCCGCTGGTGGTGGGTTTGAAAAATGCGCTGGGCGGTGGTGGTTACCGTGGTGCCCACATTGTGTGGGACGGTTACACCGACACGTTGAACAGCAGCTGCGACCTGCCCAAAGATCGCAATGGCAACAATGTGGCTGTGGATGCCGATGGCAAGCCAATTCAGGGCAACCAAAACCCCAACCCAAGCTGCCGTTACAACAAGTACAAGTTCGAGACCAATGGGCAGCGAAAGGTACCGGCATGGTGGTTCAGCTGTATTAACCCCAACAACAATTTTGGATCAGACAGCCTCGCTTTTTCCAATTTCCACGGCACTCGTGGCCTGGATGCAGTGATCAACCTGAACACCAATGACCCCACAGCCAATTTGTCGCTGGAATACATTCAGTCGATTGCCACCGGTATTCCGCTGTTGCCTAGCGAATTCGATGTAAGCAAACACGATTGCATGGCCCGTTTTGGTGCCGACCTGCCGCGCCTGCCCGACTTTGAATTCGAACCTTTCGTACCCAGTGGGCAGTTTGCACCCGAACCTGCTGCCGAGGCAGTGAAAGCACTGTGTGAAGTGCCCCTGAAAGCGGGTGTTGTGAACCAGGCGGCCGCACAGGTGAACTGCCCTGACCTGGCGCAGTACAACCTGTTTGCCGATGATCAAAACCCGGCCAGCAAACCGAACGGGCAGGGTATGCCTTATGTGTTGAACAGCAAACTGTTCAGTGATTATTCAATCAAGCACAGGGTGATGTTCATTCCGGAGGGCAAGCAGGCCCGATTCCTGGAGGATGAGGAAAGCCGCGTGAATTCCACCATTGAATTTCCGGTGGGCACCATCATTGCAAAAACTTTCTCGTTCGTGGATCAACCACGTGCAAAAGAAACGCCGTATGAAACACGTTTGCTGATCAAACGCCAACGCACCGATGGCCAGAACTACTGGGAAGCGCTGGAGTACATTTGGCAAGATGCGGGCAATGGCAAACGAAAGGCTGTGCTGACCCAGTTTGGGGGCAGCGCCGCGGCAAGCTGGGATTATGTGGACGTCGACTCTGGCAGGCGACAAACCGGCAGCACCAATGCCTACATGTTCCCCAATGCAAGCCAGTGTGCCATTTGCCACAGCAACAACGATGTAGACCCGGGCTCGGCACCCATTGGTCCGAAACCACGCAATTTGAACCGCGCCTATGTGAACGAGTCGCCCATGCTCACAGGGCAGGCCCAGCACCCGGTTAATGGCAAAAACCAGTTGAAGTTCATGTGTGAAACCGGCTTGATGAACGGCTGCCCCAGCAGTTTTAATCTGGATCAGCGGCAGGTGGCCACCAATGTGAACCACATTCCAAAGTTCAATAACCCTGGTGATTCGGGCATGCCCGCCAATTCAAAAGGCGATATTGAAGCCCGTGCCCGAGCCTATCTTGAGGTGAACTGCGCGCACTGCCACAACGTGAACGGGCAGGCCTCGAATACCGGCTTTTATGTGGATGTATTCCGGGCCGTGGACAGCACCTATGGCATTTGCAAAAAGCCAACTGCCAGCGGTTCGGAAGGGCGGGGTACACGCACTTACGATATTCACCCTGCCATGTCGAGCGACTCCATTGTGCCGTACCGCATGGGTCCAGAGGCTGTTGAGCTGGCCGCGAAAATGCCGCCTTTGGCGCGCAGTGTGGTGCACACCGAGGGTGTGGCCTTGATCAACCAGTGGATTGATCAGGTGATTGATTCAAGCTACGAGAACGCCGATGCCTGCCAAGAGGGCAACACCTCAGGCGGTGGTTTGCCCTTGATTGGAGGCCTTCCCCTGTTACCATAG
- a CDS encoding mechanosensitive ion channel family protein: MELLKDPTALFLFKLAITFGLMASGFFVNRALSWSLRKLHPYHPEKARSQLVFLKNLVRMAVFFLLISVWASQITGAFLSVVAIAGALIITGKEVVLSLLGYVNISLSKPFRIGDYIEIGTQNGRVIDIDLLSTKLFEIGMSGKYTGRRLAVPNAMVLTQTIKHLSMLGKFSLYTIEIILPFKADTARAEQVALQVANTVSASWVEEADQYFDRIEVSEFVDLPSAKPEVFWQAYNELAHKMIIRLACPLEKRGDAEQAIYKGFWREFGPV, encoded by the coding sequence ATGGAATTACTCAAAGACCCCACCGCTTTGTTCTTGTTCAAACTGGCCATCACCTTCGGGTTGATGGCCAGCGGTTTTTTCGTGAACCGGGCGCTGTCCTGGTCGCTTCGCAAACTTCACCCCTATCACCCTGAAAAGGCACGTTCGCAACTGGTTTTTCTGAAAAACCTGGTGCGCATGGCTGTATTTTTCCTATTGATTTCGGTGTGGGCTTCGCAAATTACCGGTGCGTTTCTCAGCGTGGTGGCCATTGCTGGCGCCTTGATTATTACTGGCAAGGAAGTGGTGCTCAGCCTGTTGGGTTATGTGAATATTTCTCTGTCCAAGCCATTTCGAATTGGCGACTACATTGAAATAGGCACACAAAATGGCCGAGTGATCGACATTGATTTGCTCAGCACCAAGCTGTTTGAAATTGGTATGTCTGGCAAATACACCGGGCGACGGCTTGCGGTGCCCAATGCGATGGTGCTCACCCAAACCATCAAACATTTGTCCATGCTGGGCAAATTCAGCTTGTACACCATTGAAATCATTTTGCCTTTCAAGGCCGACACTGCCAGGGCCGAGCAAGTTGCCTTGCAGGTGGCCAACACGGTTTCAGCCAGTTGGGTGGAAGAGGCCGACCAGTATTTCGACCGCATAGAGGTCTCGGAATTTGTTGATTTGCCCAGCGCAAAACCCGAGGTGTTTTGGCAGGCCTACAATGAACTTGCACACAAAATGATTATTCGCCTGGCTTGCCCGCTTGAAAAGCGTGGCGATGCGGAGCAGGCAATTTACAAGGGCTTTTGGCGGGAGTTTGGTCCTGTTTAG
- a CDS encoding DUF2796 domain-containing protein has product MTKFAVQPRCLRLAMLAIAALLGTSAFAHGNDGHSHDQAKTDSRHNDAAHVHGQGELEIVQDGNGLFISLYSPLENVLGFEREPRTDAERVKARRVVSLLKANGLFAFSPEAQCKRTGHKLYSEILNPHSHGPADDHQHHDDANGHSDFRASYEFECEQPAKLKVIDVRVFRQFSGFEKIEVQALFPKGQIGASLTPKQSTLVVQ; this is encoded by the coding sequence ATGACAAAGTTCGCAGTTCAACCCCGATGCCTTCGGCTTGCCATGCTCGCCATCGCAGCACTGCTGGGCACCTCTGCCTTTGCGCATGGCAATGACGGGCATTCGCACGACCAGGCCAAGACCGATAGCAGACACAACGATGCCGCGCACGTGCACGGCCAGGGCGAACTTGAAATTGTGCAGGATGGCAACGGCCTGTTTATCAGCTTGTATTCACCGCTTGAAAATGTGTTGGGTTTTGAGCGCGAACCCAGAACAGATGCAGAACGCGTGAAGGCGCGTCGCGTGGTTTCGTTGCTGAAAGCCAATGGCCTGTTTGCCTTTTCACCTGAGGCGCAGTGCAAACGCACCGGCCACAAGTTGTACTCGGAAATTCTGAATCCACACTCCCATGGCCCTGCCGATGATCATCAGCATCACGATGACGCCAATGGGCATTCCGATTTTCGCGCATCCTATGAATTCGAATGTGAGCAACCCGCCAAACTGAAGGTGATCGATGTGCGCGTGTTTCGACAGTTTTCCGGTTTCGAAAAAATTGAAGTGCAGGCCTTGTTTCCAAAAGGCCAGATTGGTGCAAGCCTTACTCCCAAGCAGAGTACATTGGTGGTGCAATGA
- a CDS encoding ABC transporter ATP-binding protein, with protein MTLAVLRCNNLVFKYASSGFELRIPEFSMQAGDTVFLEGDSGSGKSTLLNLIAGVLLPQSGHVSLMGQNLSTLSASQCDSLRVDHIGFLFQQFNLLSYLSVLDNVTLPCKFSKRRKQNALMQAGTVQQSAERLLNALGMGKYLNQSVSTLSVGQQQRVAAARALIGQPDLIIADEPTSALDAGHQAQFVQLLLAQAAEQNTAVLLVSHDPGLAQHCAKRQHMGQWQA; from the coding sequence ATGACCTTGGCAGTACTTCGCTGCAACAACCTTGTATTCAAATACGCCAGCAGCGGGTTTGAACTAAGAATCCCCGAGTTTTCCATGCAAGCCGGGGACACAGTTTTTCTGGAAGGCGACAGTGGCAGTGGCAAAAGCACGCTGCTGAATTTAATTGCAGGGGTGTTGTTGCCACAAAGCGGCCATGTCAGCTTGATGGGCCAAAATTTGAGCACCCTGTCGGCCAGCCAATGCGATTCACTTCGGGTAGATCACATTGGTTTTCTGTTTCAGCAGTTCAACTTATTGAGTTATTTGAGTGTGTTGGACAACGTCACTTTGCCGTGCAAGTTCTCAAAGCGACGCAAACAAAATGCCTTGATGCAAGCGGGCACTGTGCAGCAATCGGCTGAACGTTTGCTGAACGCGCTAGGAATGGGCAAATACCTGAATCAATCCGTGTCCACCCTGTCAGTTGGGCAACAGCAGCGGGTGGCAGCTGCCAGGGCCTTGATCGGTCAGCCCGATTTGATTATTGCTGACGAACCCACCTCCGCACTGGATGCCGGCCACCAAGCCCAGTTTGTTCAATTGTTGCTTGCACAGGCCGCTGAACAAAACACTGCTGTGTTGTTGGTCAGTCACGATCCGGGTTTGGCGCAGCACTGCGCAAAACGGCAGCACATGGGGCAGTGGCAAGCATGA
- a CDS encoding ABC transporter permease — protein MIQTLFLLASRSAWSRKGSLLLLLLSVITSTCLLLGIDLARQSAKASFSNAVAGTDLIVGAQTSPVSLLLYSVFRIGQATRNVPYAEFERLEQDPRVKSALPIALGDSYQGFAVVGTKAIYFDQFLYGARQNLQFAQGRAFENYSVGKPAGVLFEAVLGAEVAKRLKHKVGDKIALSHGMQIQQTEPSHADKPFTVVGVLQPTGTPVDQSVHISLAGMEAIHVDWAAGVPVPGAEIPAEYVTKFNLQPKSVTAVLLGLNNRAGVFRMQRELESRPNAALSAILPGVALSTLWQTVGVVERVLLFVAALVAVVSALGLTSVMLVTLGQRRREMAVLRSTGAGPRTVFGLLFLESALVMWVGVALGVLVLALGGAALAPWVQAQFGLQLVGLKELGAGLLAVLSFAAFGSLLGLVPAFQAYRNQLQDGLNPKTN, from the coding sequence ATGATCCAAACGCTTTTTCTGTTGGCCAGCCGAAGTGCATGGAGCCGCAAGGGCAGCCTTTTGTTGCTGTTGCTCAGTGTGATCACGTCCACTTGTTTGTTGTTGGGTATCGATTTGGCCCGCCAAAGCGCCAAGGCCAGTTTTTCAAATGCAGTGGCAGGCACAGATTTGATTGTCGGGGCGCAAACAAGCCCGGTTTCGCTTTTGTTGTACAGCGTGTTTCGAATTGGCCAAGCCACGCGCAATGTGCCTTACGCCGAGTTCGAACGTCTGGAGCAAGACCCCCGTGTGAAGTCGGCTTTGCCGATTGCACTGGGTGATTCTTACCAAGGCTTTGCGGTGGTAGGCACCAAGGCCATTTATTTCGATCAGTTTTTGTACGGTGCACGGCAAAACCTGCAATTTGCACAGGGCCGGGCCTTTGAAAACTACAGCGTAGGCAAGCCTGCTGGTGTTTTGTTTGAAGCCGTGCTGGGCGCAGAAGTGGCCAAGCGCTTAAAGCACAAGGTGGGCGACAAAATTGCATTAAGCCATGGCATGCAAATTCAGCAGACTGAGCCCAGCCATGCGGACAAACCTTTTACTGTGGTGGGTGTGTTGCAACCCACTGGCACCCCGGTGGATCAAAGCGTGCATATTAGCCTGGCGGGTATGGAAGCCATTCACGTGGATTGGGCGGCAGGCGTGCCAGTGCCCGGTGCCGAAATTCCTGCTGAATACGTGACCAAGTTTAATTTGCAGCCCAAGTCGGTTACCGCTGTGCTGCTTGGCTTGAACAACCGGGCAGGTGTTTTTCGCATGCAGCGTGAGCTTGAAAGCAGGCCCAATGCGGCGCTCAGCGCTATTTTGCCTGGCGTGGCCTTAAGTACCTTGTGGCAAACCGTGGGTGTGGTTGAGCGGGTGTTGTTGTTTGTGGCTGCATTGGTGGCGGTGGTGAGTGCTTTGGGCCTGACCAGTGTAATGTTGGTAACCTTGGGGCAACGCAGGCGAGAAATGGCTGTGTTGCGTTCAACTGGTGCCGGGCCCCGCACGGTGTTTGGTTTGTTGTTTCTTGAAAGTGCCCTGGTGATGTGGGTGGGGGTTGCGTTGGGCGTATTGGTACTTGCGCTTGGCGGTGCCGCACTTGCCCCATGGGTTCAGGCACAATTTGGTTTACAACTGGTGGGGCTGAAGGAACTTGGCGCGGGTTTGCTTGCAGTGCTTTCCTTTGCTGCATTTGGCAGTCTGTTGGGCCTGGTGCCCGCATTTCAGGCTTATCGAAACCAGTTGCAAGACGGGTTAAACCCCAAAACAAATTGA
- a CDS encoding DUF3299 domain-containing protein produces the protein MKIGKVIVMVVAVVVLTALGYGLASWFLGKPDQNAEGATQLEQTLAQLSSDTAATDGEYAVGDRLSGNADKDNKKATVFDPAFPELQWDNLMPADWDPMAAFRGLNIAELQDNDPKAQEALEKMRKAWNDAPVNTAYTGKKVRIPGFAIPIEQSEKGVDELLLVPYFGACIHTPPPPANQIIHVKLSEPQPAVGAMQAYWVWGELTASKFSSELGDAAYLLSATGIQPYED, from the coding sequence ATGAAAATTGGTAAAGTAATTGTGATGGTTGTGGCGGTGGTGGTGCTAACCGCACTGGGCTACGGCCTTGCTTCCTGGTTTCTGGGCAAACCCGACCAAAACGCGGAAGGCGCTACCCAACTGGAGCAAACGCTGGCCCAACTTTCAAGCGATACAGCTGCGACCGATGGGGAGTATGCTGTTGGCGACCGGCTCTCTGGCAATGCCGACAAAGACAACAAGAAGGCCACTGTATTTGACCCTGCGTTTCCCGAATTGCAGTGGGACAATTTGATGCCCGCCGATTGGGACCCAATGGCAGCATTTCGGGGCTTGAACATCGCTGAACTGCAGGACAACGATCCGAAAGCCCAAGAGGCCCTCGAGAAAATGCGAAAGGCCTGGAACGATGCCCCGGTAAACACCGCCTACACTGGCAAAAAAGTGCGCATTCCTGGTTTTGCAATCCCGATTGAGCAAAGCGAGAAGGGTGTGGACGAGCTGTTGCTGGTGCCGTATTTCGGCGCCTGCATTCACACGCCGCCGCCGCCCGCCAACCAGATCATTCATGTCAAACTGAGTGAACCCCAGCCTGCAGTGGGCGCCATGCAAGCCTATTGGGTGTGGGGCGAGCTGACCGCAAGCAAGTTCAGTAGTGAATTGGGCGACGCAGCCTATTTACTAAGCGCCACCGGCATACAGCCCTACGAAGACTGA
- a CDS encoding alpha/beta fold hydrolase: MGNVSTGTEFAGMHHLELAFLDDVAPKYLSLARPPHGLKIRQWKNRSAVPLINKLHAGLSGLKRQQATVLDHELVWLEGGNPEGSPVVLLHGFASNKENWLSLVPFLLKQHRLFVLDLPGWGESQFNANVPYGLDDQVARVAAWIENHVPGKAHVVGNSVGGLVSALLAGRHANLVQTLCLMNPAGGKGSDHTRFEAGLKEGRNPMIVESLAGAHTLMSLAIHNRAIALALAPVMAQDLINRRHVNRHLFHQMFVNAPNPNGPGMSATQAPTLIMWGKEDRLVHYTGAYTYQAIIPHADVLLFDGVGHLPMVEIPIRTAKALQEFWMA, encoded by the coding sequence ATGGGCAATGTAAGCACTGGCACGGAGTTCGCCGGAATGCACCATCTTGAGCTTGCATTTCTAGACGATGTGGCGCCCAAGTACTTGAGCCTTGCTCGCCCGCCACATGGCCTGAAAATTCGCCAATGGAAAAACCGCAGCGCGGTGCCCCTGATCAATAAACTGCATGCAGGACTTTCCGGCCTTAAGCGCCAGCAGGCCACTGTGCTTGATCATGAACTGGTGTGGCTGGAGGGGGGTAACCCAGAAGGTTCACCCGTGGTACTGCTGCACGGCTTTGCCTCCAACAAGGAAAACTGGTTGTCGCTGGTGCCTTTCCTCTTGAAACAGCACCGTTTGTTTGTGCTGGATTTGCCGGGCTGGGGTGAAAGCCAGTTCAATGCCAATGTACCTTATGGGTTGGACGATCAGGTGGCCCGTGTTGCTGCCTGGATTGAGAACCATGTGCCGGGCAAAGCCCACGTGGTAGGTAACTCTGTGGGTGGATTGGTGTCGGCTTTGCTGGCAGGCCGGCATGCGAATCTGGTTCAAACACTTTGTTTGATGAACCCGGCGGGCGGCAAGGGCAGCGACCACACCCGCTTTGAAGCGGGCTTGAAAGAGGGTCGCAACCCGATGATTGTTGAGAGCCTGGCCGGCGCGCATACGCTGATGAGCCTGGCCATACACAATCGGGCCATTGCCCTTGCTTTGGCCCCTGTCATGGCGCAAGACCTGATCAACCGCCGACATGTGAACCGGCACCTTTTTCATCAAATGTTTGTGAATGCGCCCAACCCCAATGGCCCAGGCATGTCGGCCACACAGGCACCTACCCTGATCATGTGGGGCAAAGAGGACCGACTTGTACATTACACCGGCGCTTACACCTACCAAGCCATTATTCCCCATGCGGATGTGTTACTTTTTGACGGCGTGGGCCACTTGCCCATGGTTGAAATTCCGATCCGCACGGCCAAGGCCCTGCAGGAGTTTTGGATGGCCTGA
- a CDS encoding methyl-accepting chemotaxis protein has protein sequence MKKNNKNTSQTQALLSVVLIAASVGILVLGAFFQSSVWPLVFGSAALLLCALAIHEMGKKRQLVLQAEIEALSSTVNELSKTDTERVELIQLADTWVPTLNSQLSTANSQMEMGIVNLAEAFSEIHSKLNDTVSVAAGAAHVLGNTSSGNGLADHVAQSLNGMLSSIRNSFDEKATIMQEVKGFISSTEELAKMAASVENLAARTNLLALNAAIEAARAGEDGRGFSIVADEVRKLSMLSAETGVKIRERVQLIASAAKKAGDGAARMESSDEKVLSQASETLSGVVEQFEQVTVPLHQASEQIIANTNHVSSSLNNAVVHFQFQDRVSQILGHVQDSLSQMKGQLNTGLETLNVAALMHELERKYTMAEERVNHSGKGSTNAATKPGASSDELTFF, from the coding sequence ATGAAAAAAAACAATAAAAACACATCACAAACCCAGGCCCTGTTGTCTGTGGTTTTAATTGCAGCATCGGTCGGAATTCTGGTGTTGGGTGCGTTCTTTCAGAGCAGTGTGTGGCCGCTGGTCTTCGGTAGTGCAGCATTGCTGCTGTGTGCATTGGCCATCCATGAAATGGGCAAGAAGCGGCAGCTTGTTTTGCAGGCGGAAATAGAGGCCTTGTCCTCTACCGTGAATGAGTTGAGTAAAACAGATACAGAAAGGGTTGAACTGATTCAGTTGGCTGATACTTGGGTGCCCACCCTGAACAGCCAGTTGAGCACTGCCAATTCTCAGATGGAAATGGGCATTGTGAACCTGGCAGAGGCCTTCTCTGAAATTCACAGCAAATTGAATGACACCGTCAGCGTGGCCGCTGGTGCTGCGCATGTGTTGGGTAACACATCCAGCGGCAATGGTTTGGCTGACCATGTGGCGCAAAGCCTTAATGGCATGTTGAGCAGCATTCGAAATTCATTCGATGAGAAGGCCACCATCATGCAAGAGGTAAAAGGTTTTATTTCCTCGACAGAAGAGTTGGCCAAGATGGCGGCTTCGGTAGAAAACCTTGCCGCGCGCACCAACCTGCTGGCGCTGAATGCAGCCATTGAGGCAGCCCGTGCAGGCGAAGACGGTCGGGGTTTTTCGATTGTGGCCGACGAGGTGCGCAAGCTCTCGATGTTGTCGGCCGAAACAGGTGTGAAGATTCGCGAGCGGGTGCAATTGATTGCATCGGCAGCGAAAAAAGCGGGTGATGGTGCCGCACGCATGGAAAGCAGTGATGAAAAGGTGCTTAGCCAAGCCAGCGAAACCTTGAGTGGTGTGGTTGAGCAATTCGAGCAAGTCACCGTACCCCTGCACCAAGCCAGCGAGCAGATCATCGCCAACACCAATCATGTTTCCTCCAGTTTGAACAATGCGGTGGTGCATTTTCAGTTTCAAGACCGTGTGTCTCAGATTCTGGGGCATGTGCAAGACAGCCTGAGCCAAATGAAGGGCCAGTTGAACACGGGCCTTGAGACCTTGAACGTGGCTGCACTGATGCATGAACTGGAGCGCAAATACACCATGGCTGAAGAGCGCGTGAACCACAGCGGCAAAGGCAGCACCAACGCTGCCACCAAGCCTGGTGCCAGCAGCGACGAACTGACTTTTTTCTAA
- a CDS encoding response regulator, producing MSKTVLIVDDSTSLRQVVSMTLKSQGFDVVEGCDGKDALTKLDGRKISLIVSDLNMPNMDGLTFVREVKKMAAYKFVPIIMLTTESDDKLKSEGQAAGLKAWMVKPFKPEQMIAAVNKLVA from the coding sequence ATGAGCAAAACCGTATTGATTGTGGACGACTCCACCTCCCTGCGCCAAGTGGTATCGATGACCCTGAAAAGTCAGGGCTTTGATGTGGTGGAAGGTTGTGATGGGAAGGACGCATTGACCAAGCTGGATGGCCGAAAAATCAGCCTGATTGTGAGTGACCTGAACATGCCCAACATGGATGGACTCACCTTCGTACGCGAAGTAAAAAAAATGGCGGCTTACAAGTTTGTACCCATCATCATGCTGACCACAGAATCGGACGACAAATTAAAAAGTGAAGGGCAGGCGGCAGGCCTGAAAGCCTGGATGGTCAAGCCTTTCAAGCCAGAACAAATGATTGCAGCAGTGAACAAATTGGTGGCTTGA
- a CDS encoding STAS domain-containing protein, whose translation MHSELIMQEDLENEMENSIVTCKHTRVALDTLTIADCAGLVEVIRQSLNQGISVVLDLSNCQEVDTAGMQMLVTIQNDPAVNLRVHWTKPSEVVAMKAARLGMQSWINAGFLEN comes from the coding sequence ATGCACAGCGAACTGATTATGCAAGAAGACCTTGAGAACGAGATGGAAAACAGCATCGTAACCTGCAAGCACACGCGGGTGGCTTTGGACACCTTGACCATTGCAGATTGTGCTGGCCTGGTTGAGGTCATTCGTCAGTCCTTGAATCAGGGAATTTCAGTGGTGCTTGATTTGAGCAATTGCCAGGAAGTGGACACGGCAGGCATGCAAATGTTGGTGACCATTCAAAACGATCCCGCAGTGAACTTGCGCGTGCACTGGACCAAACCGTCCGAGGTCGTGGCTATGAAAGCCGCCCGACTGGGCATGCAGTCCTGGATCAACGCTGGTTTTTTGGAGAACTAA